The sequence GAGAACGCGGCCCGGGCCTGGAAGGACGGGTTGTTCGCCGACGAGGTGGTGCCGGTGTCCATTCCTCAGCGTAGGGGTGAACCGATTGTGTTCGGCCAGGACGAGGGTGTGCGTGCCGATACGACGGTGGAGACGCTGGGACGGTTGCGTCCGGCCTTCGCGAAGGACGGGACGGTCACGGCCGGGTCCGCGTCGCAGATCTCCGACGGTGCGGCGGCCGTGGTCGTGATGAGCAAGGCCAAGGCCGAGGAGCTCGGTCTCGAGTGGCTGGCCGAGATTGGGTCACACGGGGTGGTCGCCGGACCCGACTCGACGTTGCAGTCGCAGCCGGCGCGGGCGATCGCGAAGGCGTGTGCGAAGGAGGGCATCGATCCGAAGGATCTCGATCTGGTCGAGATCAACGAGGCCTTCGCGGCTGTCGGGATCGTCTCGACCCGTGAGCTGGGGTTGGATCCGGCGAAGGTCAACGTCAATGGCGGGGCGATCGCTGTGGGGCATCCGCTGGGCATGTCCGGGGCGCGGATCACTCTGCATCTGGCCCTCGAGTTGCAGCGCCGCGGCGGCGGTGTGGGTGTGGCCGCGCTGTGCGGCGGCGGTGGTCAGGGTGACGCCCTGATCGTCCGCGTCCCCAAGAAGTAGATGGGCGACGAGCCGTGGTGGTGTATCTCACACCACTACGGACCGTCGTAGATAGTCGGGCACAATGGTCGCCATGGCGAACGTCTTCGATCTCAGCACCACGGCCAAGCGCTTCCGATTTGTCGCAATTTTGGAAGCAATCACCTGGCTCGGCCTCCTCATCGGTATGGCTTTCAAGTATGTGCCCGCCGACGGCAACGAGATCGGTGTGAAGATCTTCGGCCCCCTCCACGGGGGTGTATTCGTCCTGTACGTCTTGATCGCGCTGTGGACGGCTCGCAAGCTGAGCTGGTCTCTGCTCACCACGTTCTGGGCGCTCGTTGCCAGCATTCCCCCCTTCGGCACGGTCGTGTTCGAGGTCTGGGCCGTCCGCGCCGGTCGCATGGCTGAACTGTCCGACGAGAGCGCAGCGA comes from Rhodococcus oxybenzonivorans and encodes:
- a CDS encoding acetyl-CoA C-acetyltransferase — protein: MTSSVIVAGARTPMGRLMGSLKDLSGSDLGGIAIKGALEKAGVAPDQVEYVIMGQVLTAGAGQMPARQAAVAAGIPMDVPALTVNKVCLSGIDAIALADQLIRAGEFEVVVAGGQESMSRAPHLLEKSRAGFKYGDVTMRDHMAFDGLHDIFTDQAMGNLTEARNKSDSVPVSREDQDAFAAASHENAARAWKDGLFADEVVPVSIPQRRGEPIVFGQDEGVRADTTVETLGRLRPAFAKDGTVTAGSASQISDGAAAVVVMSKAKAEELGLEWLAEIGSHGVVAGPDSTLQSQPARAIAKACAKEGIDPKDLDLVEINEAFAAVGIVSTRELGLDPAKVNVNGGAIAVGHPLGMSGARITLHLALELQRRGGGVGVAALCGGGGQGDALIVRVPKK
- a CDS encoding DUF3817 domain-containing protein translates to MVAMANVFDLSTTAKRFRFVAILEAITWLGLLIGMAFKYVPADGNEIGVKIFGPLHGGVFVLYVLIALWTARKLSWSLLTTFWALVASIPPFGTVVFEVWAVRAGRMAELSDESAAKNTPSLV